A single Methylomonas sp. AM2-LC DNA region contains:
- a CDS encoding FprA family A-type flavoprotein: MKPVELVNAEGLPLAVALSERVHWIGALDPNLRTFDIILKTANGTSYNAYIIRGSEGVAIIDTVKEGFAADFFARLESVADYSEIKVIVLNHLEPDHTGALPELMKRAPQAQLFISQKAQSMLKGLLKQDELSFTPVVTGDSVSLGDRTLQFLHTPYLHWPDTQCTYALEEAILFSGDVFGCHFCDNRLFNDQVGDFRFSFEYYYAHIMRPFKEYVLRALELIQVLPLTLIAPTHGPILRDRPQRYIQRYQQLSTPALHSELSPHQKTLLIFYISSYGNTRRMAEAIYQGAMQVEDVRVSLYDLEGGEVAPFVDLIEEADGLILGTPTINGDAVKPIWDLLSSLTVVNLKTKLGGVFGSYGWTGEGVRLVEDRLRGLKLRVPIPGIRVKLIPTDDEILECQAFGLELAQELMGLRAARMVNFADLA; this comes from the coding sequence ATGAAACCCGTAGAACTGGTCAATGCTGAAGGTTTACCGCTGGCAGTGGCATTATCTGAGCGCGTGCATTGGATAGGGGCACTCGACCCGAATTTACGCACTTTCGATATTATCCTGAAAACCGCAAATGGTACCAGCTACAACGCCTATATTATCCGCGGCAGCGAAGGTGTGGCTATTATCGATACGGTTAAGGAAGGCTTTGCGGCTGACTTTTTTGCCCGTCTGGAAAGTGTAGCTGATTATTCTGAAATCAAGGTGATAGTCCTCAATCATCTGGAACCAGACCACACTGGAGCACTGCCAGAATTGATGAAACGTGCCCCGCAAGCACAATTATTTATCTCGCAGAAAGCGCAATCCATGTTGAAGGGTTTACTGAAACAGGATGAACTCAGTTTTACGCCAGTGGTTACTGGGGATTCAGTATCTTTGGGAGATCGTACCTTACAGTTTTTACACACGCCTTATTTACATTGGCCTGATACCCAATGTACTTATGCGCTGGAAGAAGCCATATTGTTTTCCGGAGATGTGTTTGGTTGTCATTTTTGTGACAACCGTTTGTTTAACGATCAAGTGGGTGATTTTCGCTTTTCTTTTGAATATTACTATGCCCACATTATGCGGCCATTTAAGGAATATGTATTACGGGCGCTGGAATTGATCCAGGTATTACCACTGACTTTAATTGCCCCGACCCATGGCCCCATTTTGCGAGATCGTCCGCAACGTTATATTCAGCGCTATCAGCAATTATCTACACCCGCTTTACACAGTGAATTAAGTCCACACCAAAAAACATTGTTGATTTTCTATATCAGTTCTTATGGCAACACGCGGCGTATGGCTGAAGCTATTTATCAAGGTGCCATGCAGGTAGAGGATGTGCGTGTATCGCTTTACGATCTGGAAGGGGGTGAGGTCGCACCATTCGTTGATCTTATTGAAGAAGCCGATGGCTTGATTCTAGGCACGCCAACCATCAATGGCGATGCGGTAAAACCGATCTGGGATTTGCTGTCTTCTCTCACCGTTGTCAATCTGAAAACCAAATTGGGCGGGGTATTCGGTTCATATGGCTGGACAGGTGAAGGGGTAAGACTGGTTGAAGATCGCTTACGCGGTTTGAAATTACGTGTACCAATACCCGGTATTCGGGTGAAATTAATCCCTACCGATGATGAGATTTTGGAATGTCAGGCGTTTGGCCTGGAATTGGCACAGGAATTAATGGGCTTGCGAGCCGCCAGAATGGTGAATTTCGCCGATTTAGCTTGA
- a CDS encoding 2Fe-2S iron-sulfur cluster binding domain-containing protein, whose product MAKATITFEDINVTVTVPAGTRVIEVSEKVGSGITYGCREGDCGTCIMKVTEGWNNLSEPSVLEDKILRENMAGKHNRLACQAQALGGSISVKPV is encoded by the coding sequence ATGGCCAAAGCGACCATTACATTTGAAGATATTAACGTTACTGTCACCGTGCCTGCTGGAACCCGAGTGATTGAGGTTTCGGAAAAAGTAGGTTCCGGAATTACTTATGGCTGCCGTGAAGGCGACTGCGGAACCTGCATTATGAAGGTTACAGAAGGTTGGAATAACCTGAGTGAACCTTCGGTACTGGAAGACAAGATTTTACGCGAAAACATGGCAGGCAAACATAATCGCCTGGCCTGTCAGGCGCAAGCATTGGGCGGAAGCATTTCCGTCAAGCCCGTTTAG
- a CDS encoding 2Fe-2S iron-sulfur cluster binding domain-containing protein, with product MALVTFTSPEYRDKTVYAVAGSHTQTILKLALENKIPINFECEDGDCGTCIIKVSSIDKKNQRMGGPLTEKEKSLLKQLGKVTSEELEKMIVDDLPCEWRLACQMIVRDEDIRIEY from the coding sequence ATGGCTTTAGTTACTTTTACCAGCCCGGAATACCGTGATAAAACCGTTTATGCGGTTGCTGGTAGTCACACCCAGACCATTTTAAAACTGGCTCTGGAAAATAAAATACCCATTAACTTTGAATGCGAAGACGGCGACTGCGGTACTTGTATCATCAAGGTCAGTAGTATCGACAAAAAGAATCAACGCATGGGAGGCCCACTCACTGAAAAAGAAAAATCATTGCTGAAACAACTTGGCAAAGTGACGTCTGAAGAGTTGGAAAAAATGATCGTGGATGATTTACCCTGCGAATGGCGTCTGGCTTGTCAAATGATCGTTAGAGACGAAGATATTCGCATTGAATATTAA
- a CDS encoding nitrogen fixation protein NifQ, translating to MSCVQRIPEDSNNSLSLLDLRQQHYDHLMACAGQPDNSVWLAQILASWQVGMGVLPDYLGLNAFQFKQLLDNYFPGLHISGTAVSALKPDFSRMLEKQDLEQFLNRYASKQSTLHECLITLLVTACLGNDHLWQDLGLWSRQNLSDLLSQFFPQLTLLNHKDMKWKKFLYKQLCEAEGIYVCRAPSCEVCKDYVHCFGAEE from the coding sequence ATGAGTTGCGTACAGAGAATACCAGAGGACAGTAATAATAGCTTGTCTTTGCTAGATCTCCGCCAACAACACTATGACCATCTTATGGCTTGTGCTGGCCAGCCGGATAACAGCGTCTGGCTAGCGCAAATCCTTGCCAGTTGGCAAGTGGGTATGGGGGTACTCCCCGATTATTTGGGATTGAATGCCTTTCAATTTAAACAATTGCTGGACAATTATTTTCCGGGCCTGCATATCTCAGGCACCGCAGTATCTGCTCTCAAGCCTGATTTTAGCCGCATGCTGGAAAAGCAGGATCTTGAACAATTTCTAAACCGCTATGCCAGTAAACAAAGCACATTGCATGAATGCCTGATAACCCTACTAGTGACTGCTTGTCTGGGCAATGATCATTTATGGCAGGATTTAGGTTTATGGAGCCGTCAGAATTTATCGGACTTACTCAGTCAATTTTTTCCGCAGTTAACCCTGCTTAACCACAAAGACATGAAATGGAAAAAGTTTCTTTACAAACAACTCTGCGAAGCCGAAGGAATTTATGTGTGCAGAGCACCGTCCTGTGAGGTCTGTAAAGATTATGTCCATTGTTTTGGTGCAGAAGAATAG
- a CDS encoding UbiX family flavin prenyltransferase — protein sequence MKHKKRLIIAMTGATGAIYGVRLLQILQQQLDWEAHLVISAAGLVNLKYELDMDRRTLYALADVTHGIDDIAASIASGSFKTEGIIIAPCSMKTLAAVAHGFGDNLISRAADVALKERRKTVLIPRETPLNLAHIRNMAAVTEMGGIIYPPMPAFYNKTDSLQAMVDEGVGRILDMFGIEVAGLYQAWNGLNSNT from the coding sequence ATGAAACATAAAAAGCGTCTTATCATCGCCATGACCGGCGCTACTGGCGCAATTTATGGTGTGCGTTTGTTGCAGATTTTGCAACAGCAGCTCGATTGGGAGGCGCACTTGGTGATTTCGGCTGCGGGCTTGGTTAATCTCAAATACGAATTGGATATGGATCGCCGAACACTGTATGCCTTGGCAGATGTCACACATGGTATTGATGACATTGCTGCTTCCATTGCCAGTGGTTCCTTTAAAACCGAAGGTATTATCATTGCTCCCTGTTCAATGAAAACCCTGGCTGCCGTGGCGCATGGTTTCGGTGATAATCTTATTTCCCGTGCTGCCGATGTGGCACTTAAAGAACGGCGCAAAACGGTGTTGATTCCGCGCGAAACGCCCTTGAATTTGGCGCATATTCGTAATATGGCGGCTGTCACCGAAATGGGGGGCATTATTTATCCTCCCATGCCCGCTTTCTATAATAAAACTGACTCTTTGCAGGCTATGGTGGATGAAGGCGTGGGGCGCATACTGGATATGTTTGGTATTGAAGTTGCCGGACTCTATCAGGCCTGGAATGGTTTAAATAGCAACACCTAG
- the pip gene encoding prolyl aminopeptidase, giving the protein MNSLFPEITPFRTFWLETASLHQVYVEQSGNPAGIPVIFLHGGPCSGTKPDHRRFFDAKRYHIILMDQRGCGQSLPFAELHANSTDDLLADMEAIRQQLRIEQWLLFGGSWGATLALLYAQRYPQQVAGMILRGVFLARQTDMDWFLGNGANRIYPQQWQALLDSIHGYQEANVQQALCAAVFSEDNTRARCAAQQWLAWGGLVALGNDYRPNSDPISEQMLQQVRMELHYAKNNYFLRENQILENCAVLQSIPTIIIHGQNDLTCPLDSGWLLWQALPHADFVVLPNAGHIARGEEMIDALVAATQQMVAII; this is encoded by the coding sequence ATGAACAGCCTTTTTCCTGAGATCACCCCCTTTCGTACTTTTTGGCTGGAAACAGCAAGTCTCCACCAAGTTTATGTCGAACAATCAGGGAATCCGGCTGGCATACCGGTCATTTTTTTACACGGTGGCCCTTGTTCAGGTACTAAACCGGATCATCGCCGTTTTTTCGATGCCAAGCGTTATCATATTATCCTGATGGATCAACGCGGTTGTGGACAGTCGTTACCCTTTGCTGAATTACACGCCAATAGCACTGATGATTTACTGGCCGATATGGAGGCGATACGCCAACAACTACGCATAGAACAATGGTTATTATTCGGTGGCTCCTGGGGAGCGACGCTGGCACTCTTATATGCACAGCGCTATCCGCAGCAGGTGGCAGGCATGATACTGCGCGGCGTATTTCTGGCTCGGCAAACTGATATGGACTGGTTTCTGGGTAACGGCGCTAATCGCATTTATCCTCAGCAATGGCAGGCTTTGCTGGACAGTATTCACGGCTATCAGGAAGCTAATGTGCAACAGGCATTGTGCGCGGCGGTATTTTCTGAGGATAATACACGGGCCAGATGTGCGGCTCAGCAATGGCTGGCCTGGGGCGGACTAGTCGCGCTGGGTAATGATTATCGACCCAATTCAGATCCAATCAGCGAACAGATGTTGCAACAAGTGCGTATGGAGTTACATTACGCCAAAAACAATTATTTTCTGCGAGAAAACCAGATTCTGGAAAACTGTGCAGTGTTACAGTCAATTCCGACTATCATTATCCACGGTCAAAACGATTTAACCTGTCCGTTGGATAGCGGCTGGTTGCTCTGGCAAGCTTTACCGCATGCCGATTTTGTAGTACTACCCAATGCAGGACATATTGCCCGTGGCGAGGAAATGATAGATGCGCTTGTGGCAGCTACCCAACAGATGGTAGCGATAATATAA